The Clostridiales bacterium FE2011 sequence CGGGGATACCCGTTACAAGGTGAGAAAAGTCAATCTCAAAGTGCTGGGTGAAAATGAAAAAACCGTTTCAACGGATAACAACGAGCTGACATGGGGCAGTCCTGTCATATATCTGGAGGACAGGGAAATCGCAGAAGGTTCTTATGTGATGTTGCGCGACGGTAAGGAGGGTAAGGAGTAAGCAGGAATGGAACGAAAATTCCGGTTTTCATTTTTACTGCTGGTGGGAATCCTCCTGCTGGGCGCGGGCCTGATCGGCCTGACCACAGTACCGGATGTGCTGCAGTATGCCTTCCTTCCGTCCTCAGTGAGCAGTACGGAAACCATGCTGCCGGCGGAAACCACGGAGGATGATTCATCCATTGCCGCAGAACCGGCCCAAAAGAAGCCTGAAGTTTCCGCCACACCCCTGTATGACCTGTATAAAAAAGCGGCTGAGAACATGGGTGAATTGTTCCCAAAGCTGACGATGCATGGCGTGAAGGCAGGCGTGAACCTGGAGGTTGAAGGAGTAGACCCGCAGAGCGTTTACCTGTACTCACTGGGACCGCACTGGAATGAGGTCTATTATCCGAATGTCGTGAAGGGCCGGATCCTTGGCAGTATCGACACGGAAGAGGCGCTCGAGGTTGTTGTGCTGGATGAAGAAACCGCGTTTAAGTTTTTCCGGGACGTGGATCCCATTGACCAGCTGGTGACCTACGGCGGGAAAAAGCTGGAAGTGGCGGGCGTGGCCCCGCACAGCAAAAAGCTTGGTGAAACAGGAAATTTCGCGGCCTGGGTTCCGCTGGATCAGTTGACAGACGCTGACCTGCTGATCCTGTCCGCACCGGCAAAATCCGGAGATCTGTTCCCCGCGTTCAAAAAATACGCGGAGAGCGTATGCGGCAAGGGGACGGCAATCGACCTGTCCCAGGAAAAATTCCGGGCATTGATGCCGCTGGTACTGGTTCTGGTGATTGTGGTCATCTGGCTGATGAAGCGCTGGATCCGCCGCCTGACAGGCTTTATCCGGGTTCAGGTGGAAAAGATCAGGGTG is a genomic window containing:
- a CDS encoding ABC transporter permease, whose translation is MERKFRFSFLLLVGILLLGAGLIGLTTVPDVLQYAFLPSSVSSTETMLPAETTEDDSSIAAEPAQKKPEVSATPLYDLYKKAAENMGELFPKLTMHGVKAGVNLEVEGVDPQSVYLYSLGPHWNEVYYPNVVKGRILGSIDTEEALEVVVLDEETAFKFFRDVDPIDQLVTYGGKKLEVAGVAPHSKKLGETGNFAAWVPLDQLTDADLLILSAPAKSGDLFPAFKKYAESVCGKGTAIDLSQEKFRALMPLVLVLVIVVIWLMKRWIRRLTGFIRVQVEKIRVERQHSYPKKLIPYAALQMLPVVLLIVLTIAVCFGVAVVAMKPMQIFPEWVPETLGEYEPWVARFWQLVNVSAQPITMKTPELAEVQFWSSLILWGTFVILLRAAKKTLTGFIVKKEKE